Genomic DNA from Danio rerio strain Tuebingen ecotype United States chromosome 5, GRCz12tu, whole genome shotgun sequence:
TTGTACATATAGTGTGCAGTTCTATTTAAAACCTGTTTGAAATTTGGTCAAAAATCAAGTGTACAGGCGATTGAGTAATCATCAGAAAAGGTCTGAAGAGGGGAAATTACCTGTAGAAACCTAAATGGCCATTTCtgccatttaaaaaaagcaaacaaacgaAGATACTTAGAAAAATAGCCCACCGTTCATTTGTAACCAAACATTGTTTAAACTACATATTGCTTTTCTATATCTCCCTGCATTATTCTCCTCTATTTGTCCTTCATTACCTGCTTTGTGTTGTTTATTTCTAGTTTGTAAGTTGATGCTTTTAATATTCATACTTCTCTTcaggtttctttttttattatttttgtattatagaGCCTTTGCTTTTGAATTGCCAAAGTATTGGTCCACTCCCATTCCTGCAACTGTGTGATCCTCACTCTTTTAAAGGCatggttcactcaaaagtgaaaatgATGTCATCATGCACTCAACAAGCTGTTCCAACCAAAAGACTTTAGagaaggggtgtccaaacttggtcctggagggctgaacacacctgccaggaagtttctattatagaccatttcaattgGGTCATGTatttggcccatgaacatttcctgtatgttctcaaactattttataactgtaacaagaggcaattcaatcataacttcatgttaaaacagctatcatagcaTTATCTATCAATATGTGAATGTTGATGTGTCTCATGtgtctctttttggattctcggaagctatagaaataaaaaaacacaaaacaggaaatatgttgggaccattgtttttgttaacatccctcaaaatggtctatatctagtaagagattgattagctggttcaggtgtgtttgatcagggttggagctaaactctccaggacaccggccctctaggaccaagtttggacacccctgctttagagagTTAAccctaaagctgcagtcacactggacttttctccccatagacttccattcatacgcacgcgaatgtgcATCATATGCATCGGAAACACAAGCTTGTGTGTCAAGTTTCGCAGATCGCTGCATtgtaaagttcaagcttggtgaacttagacctgtgagaccaatcgaggatcaaaacatgacctctctgtacagaaatttaaaatattgaccaatttctcacttttttaaatgtctaatcatcttgtttaatcctgccccttttcgcagcgccgtacgacagaattttgcaagtgTAAACTCGTGTGACTGCAGCTAGATAGAAGTTATCTAACATAATTACCAAGCTACTCTTGTCCTTACAATAAAGCTGAATGTAGACCCCAGCCAGCCAGAATTTGGCACCATTTAATTCCACAGAATAAGGGGGGAAAATTGTTTCTAGTAAGGGTGTTGGAACAACACAGCTTGAGtcaatgacagaatgttcattttgtaGTGAACTATTTGCACTGTTTAAATGAAACCTCCTCATAAACATGTAAAGAAAGGGAATCCTAGAGGATCAGGAGTGAATGGATGGATTTACGACTTCTCAGTTTTCCAATGGCAAGCATGTGGGCATGAGAAATGAGTGCATGCATGAGAGGAGCGTTTGGTGTGAAGCTGACATGCCCCGTGCTCTTCGGTACAGAGGATGATTCAATGCATATGACCACTGCAGGCACTTATAATCTGTCGTTGTgctctgtgtatatgtgtgtagtcTGTGGAAAGCGCTATAAGAACAGGCCTGGTCTCAGTTATCATTATGCCCACTCTCACTTGGCCGAGGAGGAAGGAGAAGAGAAAGACGAGATGGACATTCGGGAACCAACTCCACCCCGGCAGGACGAACCCAAGAGTAAGCCATTAATCACGCTTGTTGTTGCTGCTGCAAAGACACTTGTAGTCAAATGAAGAGGAGCCATTAAACTTAGTGTCGCTTTGAGTGGCATGAAATATCTTTACCCGATACACTGCCACTGATTGTCTGTAACTAGCTGGCATAGTGTTGTGTACTTAAGTATTGACAATATGGCTTTATTTCAAAGTGTAACTGCCTGCTGCCTTCTAAGGCAGCTTTCTAAATGAAAGCTAATATAGAGTTCACTACATTGAAGCAAGCTAGGTTCTAAAGAGATGTCTTGGGAGTGTTTTGAATTGTTGAATGGTATGGAATATGTTTTTAAGGTGTGTTGGCTGTTCTCTTTCTTTCGGTCAGCTCCTAAAAAAGGCCCAGATGGTCTGGCTCTTCCGAACAACTACTGTGATTTCTGTTTGGGAGATTCCAGCCTGAACCAGAAAACCGGCCAATCAGAGGAGCTTGTGTCCTGCTCAGACTGTGGCCGTTCTGGtataaacaatacaacaaaaacCCCACACATTATTTAACCTGGTAGTTTTTTTTTGATCTTTCTAAGCATTAATCATTGACCTGCTTTCTGTTTTTAGGTCACCCTTCATGTCTTCAGTTCACTCCTATCATGATGGCTGCTGTGAAAACCTATCGCTGGCAGTGCATTGAGTGCAAGTGCTGTAATATTTGTGGAACATCAGAAAATGATGTGAGTCTGTTTTGCACTCAATTTGCATACAATTTGAATTACAGATATTATCACTAGAGCTGTGTTAAATTCGCTTGAGAAACATAAATTCAAAGCATTTTGGACATTTTCAAAATGCTTTGCTATTCTCTCTTTAATGGGTTcctagcagatttttttttaacaggagaTTTAAAGGAGTGCTTCACTAAGTGTCATACTCTGCTTGCATCCATTTCCTTACAAATACCACTTGAACCTAAAATAATAGTTAATGCAATTAGGAAAGGTTTAAGCGAGTTAAGAGTCCATAGTGAGCTGTGTTCGTATTAATGTTGAGACATGAAAGCCAACTCCCTTAACTCGAACATGGCCGAACACAATCTCTCTTCCTCTTTAGCATTTCAGTGTAAGcctaaaaactagcatagagaaCCATCTTCTGGTTAAAACTAAGCTCAGGATTGATTCGAaaaagaatcattcattcattcattttctttttcggcttagtccccttattaatttggggtcgccacagcggaataaaccaccagcttatccagcatatgatttacgcacaggatgcccttccagctgcaacccatctctgggaaacattcatacacactcatgcactacggacaatttaccctaccctatttacctgtaccgcatgtctttagactgtgggggaaaccggagcacccggaggaaaaccacgcgaacACAGTGAGAGCATGCaaaaattccacacagaaacgccaactgacccagccaaggctcgaaccagcgaccttcttgctgtgaagcgacagcactacctactgtgccaccgcctCGCACAAAAGAGAATAGTGATGCATTTTTAAAGTCTcagaactgttttattttttagacaaCACTATAATTATCACAATTAGTAACGAAATGTAAAATCTCCTCAGGGAAAATAGTTCCCTTGTTTCATTAAACAACTTTTACCTGTTATATTATCAATGATGTAATCTTGTATGCTTTGCCACAGGATCAGCTGTTGTTCTGTGATGACTGTGATCGAGGTTACCACATGTACTGCCTCTCTCCCCCAATGTCTGTACCTCCTGAAGGTAAAACAACATTACGGTAGTAGTTCCATAAACAAAagatatactcaccggccactttattaggtacaccttactagtaccgtgttggacctcttttttttaacttcagaactgccttaatcctctatggcatagattcaacaaggttatggaaatattcctcagagattttggtccacactgacatgatagcttcacgcagttgctgcagatttatcggctgcacatccatgatgcgaatctcccgttccaccacatcccaaaggtgctctattggattgagatttggtgactgtggaggccatttgagtacagtgaagtcaTTTGGTCAtagagggatggacatggtcagcaacaatactcaggtaggctgaggCATTAAcaggatgctcaattggtactaatgggcccaaagcgtGCCAAagaaatatcccctacaccattacaccaccagcagcctgaaccatcgatacaaggcaggatggattcatgcttttatgttgttcatgccaaattctgactctaccatctgaatgtcgcatcAGAAtttgagacttatcagaccaggcaatgtttttcccaatcttctattgtccaattttggtgagccagtGCAAACTTTAGCCtccagttcttagctgacaggagtggcaaacagtgtggtcttctgctgctgtagcccatctgcctcaatttttgacatgttttgcattcagagatgctcttttgcatacttcagttgtaacaagtggttatttgagttacggttgcctttctatcagctgaaatcagtctggccattcttttctgaactctggcatcaacaaggcatttgcacccacagaactgccgctcactggatagtttctctttttcggaccattctctgtaaaccctagagatggttgtgcgtgaaaatcccagtagatcagtagtttctgaaatactcagaccatccCGTCTGGCCCCAACTACcataccacgttcaaagtcacttaaatcacctttcttccccattctgatgctcagtttgaacttcagcagatcgtcttgaccatgtctacatgccttactgtgtaattggctgattagaaatttgtgttaacgagcagttggacaggtgtacctaataaagtggccggtgagtgtatatttattaaGCAAGCTAggactgaataataaaaaaatttataataatttgagtTTTGCTATGCATCTCCATTTAGTGCAAAACATTCTAAGATATATCAATATTGTATGCTTTACAGGAAGTTGGAGTTGTCATCTGTGTTTGGCCCTCTTGAAAGAGAAAGCCTCCATATTCCAGAAGCAGAATGCGCCGCCCCTGTGATGGTCCTCTCAGGAAGACAGACCCTCTTTCTCATAGTTCCTTCCAAGATTTGTTTGGTTTAAGCAAACAAAATGGGTCGAACTGAAGTTTTAATGGAAGAGAATAGGGACAAGCACCTCGCAGACACAAATGGaggcagagaaagagagaagtgAGAAAAACGATGCCCTTCTTCTCTTATTGCTCTCTCTCACATCTCAGCAGGTTTGATCTCAGTATGACTGTTACACAGTTCCAAGTTTCAAACTTCCCTTGCTCTTTGTTTTCAACTATTATTCCTGACAAATAACATAATTCTTCCAAACTTCAAAACCCATCAGACACACTACTGAGCCTTTCAGTAGTACTTACATGGAGGAAGTCGCTATGAGAATATTATGACTCTTTTTGAGTTCCTGCTCATATTAGACCTGATATTTCCACTTGTTTATGCAAACactgtttaacaaagcaaaaaacaaaaaataacaaaaacaaaaataaactcagCTTATAACCGCCAAAATGAATAATGCATACTCTGCCATATCCAAAATACTCTGTACCGACACTGTGCTTATCACAAAGAGGAATAGTTGAAACCAATCAGCATGCCAATGCTTGTTCATAATAAGCAAAATAGCAAAAGAAagatgtgtttttgtatatttatatatttgtatagcaTATAAAGGTGTGTTGTATTTAAGATCTTAAACAATAGAAATGGTTCATTATTATAACGGGAGTTGCTTGGGGAGtctttttgtttttcctaataaTTGCATCTGCTTATGCCACTGAAGCACAGAGTCTAGCAGCCAGTGTGTGAGCTCTTTACTAACTAACGGGTTTGTGGTGCAGGTAAGGGTAGtggttttaaattatatttttatattgtttttatttttgcaattttaggGAACACTTAATGTGTTCAGAATTTGTTTAATGTTATGTCAAAGGTGGTTATTCAAGATATCAGGGAACGCAATGAGGAAGAGAAAGCTGAAATAGAAAAACATTACCCAGAAACTGTAATACACTTTAAAAGTTTTTTGAGACGGTTAGAATAATGTATAACAGACCAAACAGAGATCTGTTATGTTGAGTCCTATTCTAAAAGATTAGAAAGAATTATGTAGTGTAAGAAATGTGGACAGAAAAACTTCTCATGCCATAATTACTATGTTTAATCCGATTATGTTGCATTGAATGTATTCAATACATATATCGCATAAACATTTTACTCCTGCACGTTAATTTATCTGATTCAAATTATAGTTTGCGTAGGATAGTAAATACTTCTGACACTCTGAAACGGAAAGCTCTTCCACTAGATTTATTCTCTTAACACATTTATAGAAATGTGTTGGGGGGGGGCATCCCACAATTGGCAAAGAGATGTCAGAATTTGACGTTGAGTATCAAATTCTTGATAAATTCTATTAAATTGATTTCATTGTGGTTTAACTAAAAGAGTTATTTCCTTAAGCTGACATTTCTTTTGGCATCTTATACTCGCAAACCTGTAAGGAGATTTCATGAGAGCATTTTGACTTCCATTGAAGTTCTTAATATCTTGGGATTTCTACTAAAGTATATGTTACACATACAGTTGCCAACAATTGTAGTGAAccaaagttttcaccaaaattgtCCCCAAACAACACCAAtttatgtcttaggacatttttgaTCAACTTTTTAAAATCAACTTGAAATGTTGACTGCTGTAGTTGTTACAAAATAagagtgagtaaacgatgacagatttTGTGTAAGCTACCCTTTTATAAGGATTAAGTAATAGCAGAGGAGATCTTTGTGAACGAATTTAAGTGACCCAGTGCTAAACTCCGTACTAAGCAGATGAGCAAAATTTGCCGGAGCTTAGTTTGTCTTCCTAGAGCAAGCTGAGGCAGATATACAGCCTGCTTCAAATGCTCGCCTATTTCCCTGTCTTCTATTGCCATTTACCTTCACAATCCAGCCAAAACTTCCTTTGTTTAGAGAATAAATCTAGAGCAGTGCATGCAGCTGGCTCTTTCAGCCCTGTTCTTTGTAAATGTATActgaatgaagaaatgaattgACCTGCGTTGGGTTCTGTGTACTCTGTAAGTCTTCAGTTTCAAAATAACCACAGACCTCCATAAAGGTTTAGGCTTCTATCAGATACTGATACATTAATTATTGCTCATGGCATTCATAATATGTACAGGACcttatcattgttttatttttcattctcaGTTTAGTTACTGCATGTTTACCTTACATGGTCATTTATACATAATACATAACACATAACACTCACTCTGTTGTATTTTCACAGTAACAGCATAGTAGAGGATTATGGGAAATCTGATAACTTAGCGTTATGGTACAAGCCAActaactattattaaaataattagcaGTTGTAACCATTTACCTGAATTGTTCCAAAATGACTAGCAAGTGGCCATTCTTTtttatcttttctttattttcttttttttaaagattgtttgTTAGGTTGTTTTGGGGGTTTATTCTTGTTTTGGTGTAtggtacagttttttttttttcccccaagaaAAATAAAAGTCACAAACCATGTATGACATTTTGGTACTGTTCATCACTGCTTGATCACTTGGGCACTATCAGTACATACAGAACAGGTAGATTGTTTTTGAACACCAGTCGGCACACCTCTATTTCATTTACTGTAATGAGTGTTCATATATTAAAGAGATATTGAGATTACAAATGTCCCATAGTCTTTTAACATATTAGCGGCCTTTGTACCatcaaagggttagttcacctaaaaatgaaaattttaaaatCCAAGAGACATTagcttcctcatcctccatagacagcaaaacTCACCATATACCTTCAGAGTTTCAATCTGAATATTATCAAATTATGAGAATAGTTTTGTGTGcacaaaacaaatctttattCAAGTTTTTTTCTATCCAATGTTAGTATAGTGCACCTGTTCactagagtgtttttttttattattattattttttatttgtgtcgcACTCAATTGTGCCTGATGTATTACCTCAGATGCGCATGTGCTTTGTTCTAAATGGAGAAGTCGTACATGGGCATCCGGGGGGTTTTGTTGATGCACAGTACTCATTAatgtgcgcaatatactgacactgagaaaaagaaactgttgaataaagtctttttttgtttgtttgtttattttatgaatgTACAAAAGCATTCTCATAGATTGATAGTATTTCAATTTACCCACTTCGTTACCGTTCTGGACCTTGAATGAGTCAGAAACCATGCTGTCTATGGAGgttgagggagctctcagatttcacttaaaatatcataatttgtttttcaAAGATGAATAATGGTCTCACGGGTTGAGTATTTAAATCataatttaatttttgggtgaaatcaTTTAAACCATCCTACAAGTTTCACAACCTAAAATGCAATCATCATTATAAACAAACTGTTTAGTTTGGATATTAGAGGATCAGTGATGTCATAAGGACAAACATTTACATGACATCCAGCGCAAGACATCAATTAACCattataaattcataaatatATCAAAAGGAAATATAATCCAATCTACTCCATTAGAAACAGTATGCTCGTGAATACTCAATTTTtggtgtttcttttttaaatattattgtaacaattaatttttatttacttaattttatttttttttttttggttgatggTTTTATGTGGATTTCTGTGGTCAAAAAACTCATGCAGAAATAGTTTGATTCTATTTTCCATCCAGAACCATTATCCAGTCAAAACAATGGTCATGCACTGACAAGACTTAAAGGTCCTCATAAAGTTGTAGAAACATGCAGCATTTACTAGTTGCGTCCCACATGATGCAGTATACAATTTTACAATTAGTCATGTAGTTTTAATGTCATCCcaaatgtaattataatgttttttactagcaggaaattcaaactgtttccgtTTAAACTGTTTCCAGTTTAATGGTTGtcaaaataaatgaccaaactaccaaatagtaCCTGTTACATGACTTATGAGTACAATCATATTCACCATTGAGCATAATCACTTACATTGGACAACATTGTTTGCACTATCCAAAATAAAGAAATCCAACCTTAGTGTCTGATAGCTTTAACCACTGAAGTTTCACGCTTGTTTTTATTAGTTGAATAGTGACATCGTCTGGGTATTTAAAGAGCACTTATCCTGTTTTTCAGAATTTCTAGTGCAAATGCACTGTCTACGCTATTTTTTATCTACAAAACAGCATATAATAGTACATAGCTATGTGATTTGTTATGCACCTACTACTGTAAAATTAAGTGGCCAATAAGCATTTTGTTTGTCACTGCTCACCAGACTTACTGAGTTTGGTAAAGCCGCATTAGACAGCTTATGACCACCACTGGGACTCTATCTAACAGTTTTTTCCCTAACCACTTCAAGATAAAGCATTATGTGTAGGTTAAGTGGGAATGATGTCCTTTATGATCCCTCGGTCATGTCTCAGGATTGTGACACTATGCTCACACTATGTTTGTTCATGAcacttttaatctttttttttttaatgaataatcttGAAATCAGCTGGAAATTTGCTAAGCCCCTTTTTGTTAAGGCTGCTTTAAACAGATTTCTATGCATTAATGCCATTTACAAAAAAGTTGTTCCTTCAAAATACCTTCAAAATCATATGATACGGTTTTCATTGACtgctaaatttttatttatttaatctttacacAAGACAGATGACAATTACCAACCacgatccccccccccccccccccccctttaagtTGAATGTAAACAGCAATTACAAATTTTCAAGTACCCAAGGAGCAATATACACAGCACTACTGTAACCTCCTCATATCTGGTATGATTTTAAACCAAGCGGTTTAACAAAATTAAAGTGTATTATGTAAAGg
This window encodes:
- the dpf2 gene encoding zinc finger protein ubi-d4 isoform X4 encodes the protein MDVNVRVYVSELDLGIKKDVFSSDGSSLEALLKGEPVDKRSGLELRTTEEEPSSTEFSTGGLNSSSRVRKRILEPDDFLDDLDDEDYEEDTPKKRGKGKGKGRGVSSARKKLEAAAALEDRDRPYACDNTFKQKHISKSSERVCGKRYKNRPGLSYHYAHSHLAEEEGEEKDEMDIREPTPPRQDEPKTPKKGPDGLALPNNYCDFCLGDSSLNQKTGQSEELVSCSDCGRSGHPSCLQFTPIMMAAVKTYRWQCIECKCCNICGTSENDDQLLFCDDCDRGYHMYCLSPPMSVPPEGSWSCHLCLALLKEKASIFQKQNAPPL
- the dpf2 gene encoding zinc finger protein ubi-d4 isoform X5 translates to MDVNVRVYVSELDLGIKKDVFSSDGSSLEALLKGEPVDKRSGLELRTTEEEPSSTEFSTGGLNSSSRVRKRILEPDDFLDDLDDEDYEEDTPKKRGKGKGKGRGVSSARKKLEAAAALEDRDRPYACDICGKRYKNRPGLSYHYAHSHLAEEEGEEKDEMDIREPTPPRQDEPKTPKKGPDGLALPNNYCDFCLGDSSLNQKTGQSEELVSCSDCGRSGHPSCLQFTPIMMAAVKTYRWQCIECKCCNICGTSENDDQLLFCDDCDRGYHMYCLSPPMSVPPEGSWSCHLCLALLKEKASIFQKQNAPPL
- the dpf2 gene encoding zinc finger protein ubi-d4 isoform X6, whose amino-acid sequence is MSACMRGAFGVKLTCPVLFGTEDDSMHMTTAGTYNLSLCSVYMCVVCGKRYKNRPGLSYHYAHSHLAEEEGEEKDEMDIREPTPPRQDEPKTPKKGPDGLALPNNYCDFCLGDSSLNQKTGQSEELVSCSDCGRSGHPSCLQFTPIMMAAVKTYRWQCIECKCCNICGTSENDDQLLFCDDCDRGYHMYCLSPPMSVPPEGSWSCHLCLALLKEKASIFQKQNAPPL